A part of Halobaculum sp. MBLA0143 genomic DNA contains:
- the ftsZ gene encoding cell division protein FtsZ, which yields MQDIVQDALANAEEEDRSMADADGDDFGDPRIVIVGAGGAGNNTINRLYNIGVNGAETVAINTDKQHLKMVEADTKILVGKSLTQGLGAGGDPSMGERATEMAQGTIKEVLGDADLVFVTAGMGGGTGTGAAPVISKIAKEQGAIVVGMVSTPFNVERARTVKAEEGLENLRTEADSIIVLDNNRLLDYVPNLPIGKAFSVMDQIIAETVKGISETITQPSLINLDYADMSTIMDQGGVAVMLVGETQDKNKTQEVVNDAMNHPLLDVDYRGASGGLVHITGGPDLTLKEAEGIADSITERLEASANVIWGARIQEEYKGKVRVMAIMTGVQSAQVLGPSTQKQADRSRASIEGDLTEADFDARANADGDRHQSDGGDRERSRQTDDGLDVIR from the coding sequence ATGCAGGATATCGTCCAGGACGCGCTGGCGAACGCGGAAGAAGAAGACCGCTCGATGGCGGACGCGGACGGCGACGACTTCGGGGACCCCCGGATCGTCATCGTCGGCGCGGGCGGGGCCGGTAACAACACGATCAACCGCCTGTACAACATCGGTGTCAACGGCGCAGAGACGGTCGCGATCAACACGGACAAACAACACCTGAAGATGGTCGAGGCCGACACGAAGATCCTCGTCGGCAAGTCCCTGACTCAGGGTCTCGGTGCGGGCGGCGACCCCAGCATGGGAGAGCGCGCCACCGAGATGGCCCAGGGGACCATCAAGGAGGTGCTGGGCGACGCGGATCTGGTGTTCGTCACCGCCGGGATGGGCGGCGGCACCGGGACGGGCGCCGCGCCCGTCATCTCGAAGATCGCCAAAGAACAGGGCGCCATCGTCGTCGGGATGGTGTCGACCCCGTTCAACGTCGAGCGCGCCCGCACGGTGAAAGCCGAGGAGGGGCTGGAGAACCTCCGCACGGAGGCCGACTCCATCATCGTGCTGGACAACAACCGGTTGTTGGACTACGTCCCGAACCTCCCGATCGGCAAAGCCTTCTCCGTGATGGACCAGATCATCGCGGAGACGGTGAAGGGGATCTCCGAGACCATCACCCAGCCGAGTCTCATCAACCTGGACTACGCCGACATGTCGACCATCATGGACCAGGGTGGCGTGGCCGTGATGCTGGTCGGCGAGACCCAGGACAAGAACAAGACCCAGGAGGTGGTCAACGACGCGATGAACCACCCGTTGTTGGACGTCGACTACCGCGGCGCGAGCGGGGGACTCGTCCACATCACCGGCGGCCCCGACCTCACGCTGAAGGAGGCCGAGGGGATCGCCGACTCCATCACGGAGCGGCTGGAGGCGTCGGCGAACGTCATCTGGGGCGCCCGCATCCAGGAGGAGTACAAGGGGAAGGTCCGGGTGATGGCGATCATGACCGGAGTCCAGAGCGCCCAGGTGCTCGGTCCGAGCACGCAGAAACAGGCCGACCGGTCGCGTGCGAGCATCGAAGGCGACCTCACGGAGGCCGACTTCGACGCCCGAGCGAACGCAGACGGCGACAGACACCAGTCGGACGGTGGTGACCGCGAGCGGAGCCGTCAGACCGACGACGGTCTCGACGTGATCCGGTAG
- a CDS encoding ribbon-helix-helix domain-containing protein — protein sequence MERVTLRIPKQQIDEVERMVESGEYPNRSEAIRAAVRDMLNEQDDDNRDRSRRDNKRGWAKA from the coding sequence ATGGAGCGTGTGACACTACGGATTCCGAAACAGCAGATCGACGAGGTCGAACGCATGGTCGAGAGCGGTGAGTACCCGAACCGAAGCGAGGCGATTCGGGCCGCGGTTCGAGACATGCTGAACGAACAGGACGACGACAACCGCGATCGCTCCCGCCGCGACAACAAGCGCGGCTGGGCGAAGGCGTAG
- a CDS encoding zinc-ribbon domain-containing protein, giving the protein MSKITFRADDELVERLEAHDASKSEVMRQALRAYLDDPGRDTGRRADPDPELTELFDRLLERRLRALLTETAESTDTGRERRPPARERREPGVVVNVRRERAGVSNGRERRHAETLGDRLSDTFDDSVSDTEGGPVSDGSGRGVSDAPERRASDASDGSTDRSCSQCGTELSDSHVYCPNCGEKAVQRLFCECGDEVRSDWSFCPGCGRRTPAADVLGESEGVGRQ; this is encoded by the coding sequence GTGAGCAAGATCACGTTCCGGGCCGACGACGAACTCGTCGAGCGGCTGGAGGCTCACGACGCCTCCAAGAGCGAGGTGATGCGGCAGGCGCTCAGAGCCTACCTCGACGACCCGGGGCGTGACACCGGGCGACGGGCGGACCCCGACCCGGAGCTGACGGAGCTGTTCGACCGGCTGCTGGAGCGCCGGCTCCGAGCGTTGTTGACGGAGACGGCAGAGTCGACGGACACGGGCCGGGAACGTCGACCACCGGCCCGGGAGCGGCGGGAGCCGGGCGTCGTCGTGAACGTCCGTCGAGAGCGAGCCGGCGTCTCGAACGGTCGGGAACGGCGCCACGCGGAGACCCTGGGAGACCGGCTGTCAGACACGTTCGACGACAGCGTGTCTGACACCGAGGGCGGTCCCGTGTCTGACGGCTCCGGTCGGGGGGTATCGGACGCTCCGGAGCGTCGCGCGTCTGACGCGAGTGACGGCTCCACCGACCGTTCCTGCAGTCAGTGTGGGACGGAGCTGTCTGACAGTCACGTCTACTGTCCGAACTGTGGCGAGAAGGCCGTACAGCGCCTGTTCTGCGAGTGTGGTGACGAGGTTCGGTCGGACTGGTCGTTCTGCCCCGGCTGCGGGCGTCGGACGCCCGCGGCGGACGTGTTGGGGGAGTCCGAGGGCGTCGGGCGTCAGTGA
- a CDS encoding PINc/VapC family ATPase, protein MNVVPDTSAVVDGRVSERVADGTYEDATVYVPEAVVAELEAQANSGRETGWDGLTELQELARLDDDGAVQAAFVGERPADHRVDGADEGAIDALVRDVAGEYDATLLTSDYVQAETAEATGVAVEYVEAVDRSTTDDGLAVEQFFDEQTMSVHLKTGTVPKGKRGSVGDMHYQQIGDEPTSEAQMAEWADDVVETARASSDGFLELSEPGMNIVQYGSYRIAVARPPFADGIEITAVRPIVQTELDDYEYADELRDRLVERQRGVLIAGSPGAGKSTFAQAVAEFLTDSDYAVKTMEKPRDLEVSDEVTQYTALGGDMAKTADSLLLVRPDYTIYDEVRKTNDFEVFSDMRLAGVGMVGVTHATRAIDALQRLVGRVELGMIPQVVDTVVFIEAGEVDTVYDVQTEVKVPEGLTAEDLARPVIQVVDFETNRPAYEIYTFNRQVVTVPLDEGEEGRDSGVDRIARQEIEREIRSVARGHVDVELRGTDEAVVYVDEDDISYVIGKGGGRIEGIEERLGISIDVRTHEDNPESGPTGGGSEGAVAAGGGSGGTPQPQGTVVEPEITSRHVVIRMDEHVGETVEVRADGEYLFTATVGRGGDIQVSRGSAIAEELEDAVDRRQTISVVPN, encoded by the coding sequence ATGAACGTCGTTCCGGACACGAGCGCCGTCGTCGACGGACGAGTGTCCGAACGGGTCGCCGACGGGACGTACGAGGACGCGACCGTGTACGTCCCCGAGGCGGTCGTCGCGGAGTTGGAAGCACAGGCGAACAGTGGACGCGAGACCGGCTGGGACGGACTCACCGAGCTCCAGGAACTCGCCCGGCTGGACGACGACGGCGCCGTCCAGGCGGCGTTCGTCGGCGAGCGCCCGGCGGACCACCGGGTCGACGGCGCAGACGAGGGTGCCATCGACGCGCTCGTCCGGGACGTGGCCGGCGAGTACGACGCCACGCTGCTCACCTCCGACTACGTCCAGGCGGAGACGGCGGAGGCGACCGGGGTCGCAGTCGAGTACGTCGAGGCGGTCGACCGCTCCACGACGGACGACGGGCTCGCAGTCGAGCAGTTCTTCGACGAGCAGACGATGTCCGTCCACCTGAAGACGGGGACGGTGCCGAAGGGCAAGCGAGGCTCCGTCGGCGACATGCACTACCAGCAGATCGGCGACGAGCCGACGAGCGAGGCCCAGATGGCCGAGTGGGCCGACGACGTGGTAGAGACGGCACGCGCGTCCAGCGACGGCTTCCTCGAACTGTCCGAGCCGGGGATGAACATCGTCCAGTACGGTAGTTACCGGATCGCGGTCGCCCGGCCGCCGTTCGCGGACGGGATCGAGATCACCGCCGTCCGCCCCATCGTCCAGACGGAGTTGGACGACTACGAGTACGCCGACGAGCTGCGCGACCGGCTGGTGGAGCGCCAGCGCGGGGTCCTGATCGCCGGCTCCCCGGGGGCCGGGAAGTCGACGTTCGCGCAGGCGGTCGCGGAGTTCCTCACCGACAGCGACTACGCGGTCAAGACGATGGAGAAGCCCCGGGACCTGGAGGTGTCCGACGAGGTGACACAGTACACCGCGCTGGGCGGCGACATGGCCAAGACGGCCGACTCGCTGTTGCTCGTCCGGCCGGACTACACCATCTACGACGAGGTGCGGAAGACGAACGACTTCGAGGTGTTCTCCGACATGCGGCTGGCCGGCGTCGGGATGGTCGGCGTCACTCACGCCACACGGGCCATCGACGCACTCCAACGGCTCGTCGGCCGGGTGGAACTGGGGATGATCCCGCAGGTCGTGGACACGGTCGTGTTCATCGAGGCCGGCGAGGTCGACACCGTGTACGACGTACAGACGGAGGTGAAGGTGCCGGAGGGGCTCACCGCCGAGGACCTCGCGCGCCCGGTGATCCAGGTGGTCGACTTCGAGACGAACCGCCCGGCGTACGAGATTTACACCTTCAACCGTCAGGTCGTCACCGTCCCACTCGACGAGGGTGAGGAGGGGCGTGACTCCGGTGTCGATCGGATCGCCCGCCAGGAGATCGAACGCGAGATCCGCTCGGTCGCCCGTGGCCACGTCGACGTCGAACTCCGTGGCACGGACGAGGCGGTCGTCTACGTCGACGAGGACGACATCAGCTACGTGATCGGCAAGGGTGGCGGCCGGATCGAGGGGATCGAAGAACGGCTCGGCATCAGCATCGACGTCCGCACCCACGAGGACAACCCCGAGAGCGGCCCGACCGGCGGTGGGAGTGAGGGTGCCGTCGCGGCCGGTGGCGGTAGCGGCGGGACGCCACAGCCGCAAGGCACCGTCGTCGAGCCGGAGATCACGAGCCGCCACGTCGTGATCCGGATGGACGAACACGTCGGCGAGACGGTGGAGGTGCGCGCGGACGGGGAGTACCTGTTCACCGCGACCGTCGGCCGCGGCGGCGACATCCAGGTGTCACGCGGGAGCGCCATCGCCGAGGAGCTGGAGGACGCCGTCGACCGCCGGCAGACGATCAGCGTCGTGCCGAACTAG
- a CDS encoding bifunctional 4-hydroxy-2-oxoglutarate aldolase/2-dehydro-3-deoxy-phosphogluconate aldolase, whose protein sequence is MSTETFAAIRESGVVAVLRGVEAATLVEIGEALLDGGVTTLEVTADNPDAPALIDTLQTELGDRATVGAGTVIDGETAQSVIAAGAEFVVSPSSHRDVIETCNRHGVLVAPGIMTPTEAVEAYEQGADLVKVFPAKTVGPDHVAAMRGPLSQIPMLPTGGVTPDNAGAFLEAGAVAVGAGSALVPDEAVETEEFTEITRRAERFREAVADTRGE, encoded by the coding sequence GTGAGTACGGAGACGTTCGCGGCGATTCGCGAGAGCGGCGTCGTCGCAGTGTTGCGGGGTGTCGAGGCGGCGACACTGGTCGAGATCGGCGAGGCGTTGTTGGACGGTGGGGTGACGACCCTGGAGGTGACGGCCGACAACCCGGACGCGCCGGCGTTGATCGACACGCTCCAGACGGAGCTCGGCGACCGCGCGACCGTCGGTGCGGGGACGGTCATCGACGGCGAGACCGCACAGTCCGTGATCGCGGCCGGCGCGGAGTTCGTCGTCTCCCCGTCGAGTCACCGGGACGTGATCGAGACGTGTAATCGTCACGGCGTCCTCGTCGCTCCGGGGATCATGACCCCGACGGAGGCGGTGGAGGCGTACGAGCAGGGAGCGGATCTGGTGAAGGTGTTCCCGGCGAAGACGGTCGGCCCGGACCACGTCGCGGCGATGCGCGGACCCCTGTCACAGATCCCGATGCTGCCGACCGGCGGCGTCACCCCGGACAACGCCGGTGCGTTCCTGGAGGCGGGCGCGGTCGCGGTCGGCGCCGGCTCCGCGCTCGTCCCCGACGAGGCCGTCGAGACGGAGGAGTTCACCGAGATCACTCGCCGAGCAGAGCGGTTCCGCGAGGCCGTCGCGGACACCCGCGGGGAGTGA
- a CDS encoding riboflavin synthase: MFTGIVETTGEVTGREATADGLRLRIAATGLDDLSHGQSIAVSGVCLTVESFGDEEGGDRRWFEVFLAAETVAKTYLDDVTVGDTVNVERALPADGRFDGHLVQGHVDGTAEVTSIERVGEDWRFGFNLPERFDSYVVPKGSVALDGISLTVAERDADSFEVAIVPTTYEVTSLSEKSVGDPVHLEVDVVAKYVESMVSGYTEEL; this comes from the coding sequence GTGTTCACCGGAATCGTCGAGACGACGGGTGAGGTGACCGGACGCGAGGCGACGGCAGACGGGCTGCGGCTGCGGATCGCTGCGACGGGACTGGACGATCTGTCTCACGGGCAGTCGATCGCCGTCAGCGGCGTCTGTCTGACGGTGGAGTCGTTCGGCGACGAGGAGGGCGGCGACCGGCGGTGGTTCGAGGTGTTCCTGGCGGCCGAGACGGTCGCCAAGACGTACTTGGACGACGTGACCGTCGGCGACACGGTCAACGTCGAACGGGCGCTGCCCGCGGACGGCCGCTTCGACGGCCACCTCGTCCAGGGCCACGTCGACGGCACCGCGGAGGTCACGTCGATCGAACGGGTCGGCGAGGACTGGCGCTTCGGCTTCAACCTCCCCGAGCGGTTCGACAGCTACGTCGTGCCGAAAGGCTCCGTCGCCCTAGACGGGATCTCGCTCACTGTCGCCGAGCGCGACGCGGACAGCTTCGAGGTCGCCATCGTCCCGACGACCTACGAGGTGACCAGCCTCTCGGAGAAGTCCGTCGGCGACCCCGTCCACCTGGAGGTGGACGTGGTGGCGAAGTACGTCGAGTCGATGGTGTCGGGGTACACGGAAGAGCTGTAG
- a CDS encoding prefoldin subunit beta — MQGNLPPEAQEKIEELQDLQEQAQNLAEQKETTESALTDAQTALEALDDIDEDAQMYREVGELLVEAEYDDAQSDLEDKTDRLERRADQLGSKESQVQEQFESLQEELQQLLQGGGGGGGMPGGPGGPGAGGA, encoded by the coding sequence ATGCAGGGCAATCTGCCGCCCGAGGCACAGGAGAAGATTGAGGAACTGCAGGACCTCCAGGAGCAGGCCCAGAATCTGGCCGAGCAGAAGGAGACCACGGAGTCGGCGCTCACGGACGCCCAGACGGCGCTGGAGGCGCTAGACGACATCGACGAGGACGCCCAGATGTACCGCGAGGTCGGCGAACTGCTCGTCGAGGCGGAGTACGACGACGCGCAGTCGGATCTGGAAGACAAGACGGACCGGCTGGAGCGGCGTGCAGACCAGCTCGGCTCGAAGGAGTCACAGGTCCAAGAGCAGTTCGAGAGTCTCCAGGAGGAGCTCCAGCAGCTGCTCCAGGGTGGCGGCGGCGGCGGCGGAATGCCGGGCGGCCCGGGCGGTCCCGGCGCCGGCGGAGCCTGA
- a CDS encoding DUF3194 domain-containing protein: MAESDPTNETVVETASAAAEGVVLDRYKQSALRDFDVTVTFEDGVLDVDVYVNPPADPDHDAEAVADEAARAAQDAVDDLFA; the protein is encoded by the coding sequence ATGGCGGAGTCCGACCCGACGAACGAGACGGTGGTCGAGACGGCGTCTGCGGCGGCCGAAGGGGTCGTCCTCGACCGGTACAAGCAGTCGGCGCTCCGTGACTTCGACGTGACTGTCACGTTCGAAGACGGCGTGCTGGACGTGGACGTGTACGTCAATCCACCCGCCGACCCCGACCACGACGCCGAGGCGGTCGCCGACGAGGCGGCGCGAGCGGCACAGGACGCGGTCGACGACCTGTTCGCGTAG
- a CDS encoding PAS domain S-box protein, which produces MTFGPAAYERAFESAGIPVLLMDPQGTIRDVNDAGLSFAGYDREELVGTTGDTILAQRATVTEITEAMAAGNTWQGDLELRTADGRTVYGQGSVAPIRTGDDEAPPGYVAAFVDARQKRQYETAAEVLNRLLRHDLKNDLNVVYGYIQQARRETDDPAARTALTDARETLSRVIDKSERARDLRKLLDRAYQESTYPVRLDVVLSRVVADVSATYEEATFELGDLPTVSVVADDLLATVLEGVVENAVEHNDGDPHVGVDVETNDRTAVVRVADDGPGMSQGGDVVFGRGATDALNHGDGISLFFADSVVRTYEGQLWFEEWEASTPPLSAESGGTVFKLELLLAGGGE; this is translated from the coding sequence GTGACGTTCGGACCGGCCGCCTACGAGCGGGCCTTCGAGAGCGCCGGCATTCCGGTACTCCTGATGGACCCGCAAGGGACCATCCGCGACGTGAACGACGCCGGCCTCTCGTTTGCCGGCTACGACCGCGAGGAGCTCGTCGGCACGACCGGAGACACGATTCTCGCACAGCGAGCGACGGTCACGGAGATCACCGAGGCGATGGCCGCCGGGAACACCTGGCAGGGCGACCTGGAGCTGCGGACCGCGGACGGCCGGACGGTGTACGGGCAGGGCTCCGTCGCTCCGATCCGGACGGGCGACGACGAGGCGCCACCGGGCTACGTCGCGGCGTTCGTCGACGCCCGCCAGAAGCGGCAGTACGAGACCGCCGCGGAGGTGTTGAACCGGTTGCTGCGCCACGACCTGAAGAACGACCTGAACGTGGTGTACGGCTACATCCAGCAGGCCCGGAGAGAGACGGACGACCCGGCGGCGCGGACGGCGCTGACCGACGCCCGCGAGACGCTCTCGCGGGTGATCGACAAGAGTGAACGCGCCCGCGACCTCCGGAAGCTGTTGGACCGCGCCTACCAGGAGTCCACCTACCCGGTGCGACTCGACGTGGTGTTGTCCCGGGTCGTCGCGGACGTCTCGGCGACGTACGAGGAGGCGACGTTCGAACTGGGCGACCTGCCGACGGTGTCCGTCGTCGCCGACGACCTCCTGGCGACGGTGTTGGAGGGAGTCGTCGAGAACGCCGTCGAGCACAACGACGGCGACCCACACGTCGGGGTGGACGTCGAGACGAACGACCGGACGGCCGTCGTCCGGGTGGCCGACGACGGACCGGGGATGTCACAGGGGGGAGACGTGGTGTTCGGTCGTGGCGCGACGGACGCGCTCAACCACGGCGACGGCATCAGTCTGTTCTTCGCCGACAGTGTCGTCCGGACGTACGAGGGGCAACTGTGGTTCGAGGAGTGGGAGGCGTCGACGCCGCCGCTGTCGGCCGAGTCGGGCGGCACCGTGTTCAAGCTCGAACTCCTGCTGGCGGGCGGCGGGGAGTGA
- the hemC gene encoding hydroxymethylbilane synthase has product MSETFTLATRSSDLALRQAERVRSALSTRRLDVELLHVQTQGDQVRDELISELGMTGAFVRAVDERVMDGEADAAVHSMKDMPTEQPPELSVAGVPERAPAGDVLVTPEENGNGLDDLLVGATVGTGSLRRQAQLLATRPDLEVAPLRGNVDTRVQKLLAPTLQAEHERRTEAEDDDSDEEFDRTPDEWFDDLTELERGALERTPDTEYDAIVLAEAGLRRLDLYDHPAVGTQRLPRSEFVPAPGQGALAVTTATPETRETVRSAFDHAPTRVTTTVERTLLAELGGGCVAPIGVHALLQGEHVSVRVRVLSTDGDEEIAESRDLSAERHAEAAREFAADLRERGAAELIAAAREETGGDRP; this is encoded by the coding sequence ATGAGCGAGACGTTCACGCTGGCGACCCGGAGCTCCGACCTGGCGCTCCGGCAGGCCGAGCGGGTCCGGTCGGCGCTGTCGACGCGACGGCTCGACGTCGAACTGCTCCACGTCCAGACCCAGGGCGACCAGGTCCGCGACGAACTGATCTCCGAACTGGGGATGACCGGCGCGTTCGTCCGCGCGGTGGACGAACGGGTGATGGACGGAGAGGCGGACGCGGCCGTCCACTCGATGAAGGACATGCCGACCGAGCAGCCTCCGGAGCTGTCTGTCGCGGGCGTGCCCGAGCGAGCCCCCGCCGGCGACGTGCTCGTCACTCCCGAGGAGAACGGGAACGGACTCGACGACCTACTCGTGGGCGCGACCGTCGGCACGGGGTCGCTCCGGCGACAGGCTCAACTGCTGGCGACGCGCCCGGACCTAGAGGTAGCGCCGCTACGGGGCAACGTCGACACCCGGGTCCAGAAGCTGTTGGCGCCGACGCTCCAGGCAGAACACGAACGCCGGACCGAGGCAGAAGACGACGACTCCGACGAGGAGTTCGACCGGACGCCCGACGAGTGGTTCGACGACCTGACCGAACTGGAGCGAGGGGCGCTCGAACGGACGCCGGACACGGAGTACGACGCGATCGTGCTCGCGGAGGCGGGGCTGCGGCGGTTGGACCTGTACGATCACCCCGCGGTCGGCACCCAGCGGCTCCCCCGCTCGGAGTTCGTCCCGGCGCCGGGCCAGGGAGCGCTCGCGGTGACGACCGCGACACCGGAGACGCGCGAGACGGTCCGGAGTGCGTTCGACCACGCGCCGACGCGCGTGACGACGACAGTCGAACGGACGCTGTTGGCGGAGCTTGGCGGCGGCTGTGTCGCTCCGATCGGGGTCCACGCGCTGCTCCAGGGGGAACACGTCTCCGTCCGAGTGCGAGTGCTGTCCACGGACGGCGACGAGGAGATCGCAGAGTCGCGCGACCTCTCGGCGGAGCGACACGCCGAGGCCGCTCGGGAGTTTGCGGCCGACCTCCGAGAGCGTGGTGCGGCGGAGCTGATCGCGGCGGCCCGCGAGGAGACCGGAGGTGACCGGCCGTGA
- the cobA gene encoding uroporphyrinogen-III C-methyltransferase, with the protein MTEALGTVYLVGSGPGDPELLTVKARRLLDEADVVLHDKLPGPEILESIPADRREDVGKRAGGERTSQEYTNDRLVELARNGKTVVRLKGGDPFVFGRGGEEAEVLADAGVPFEVVPGVTSPVAAPGVAGIPVTHRDHASSVSFVTGHEDPTKPESAVDWAALADTGGTIVVLMGVGKLPEYTAELRAAGMSPETPVALVERGTWPEMRVATGTLDSIVDARDETGIEPPAVTVIGEVAAQRADLVEFLRGRGDADATAAATDTGGSDDADDGGDPA; encoded by the coding sequence GTGACCGAGGCCCTCGGGACGGTGTACCTCGTCGGCTCCGGCCCGGGCGACCCGGAGCTGTTGACGGTGAAGGCCCGGCGACTGTTGGACGAGGCGGACGTGGTGCTCCACGACAAGCTCCCCGGCCCGGAGATCCTGGAGTCGATCCCGGCCGACCGCCGGGAGGACGTTGGCAAGCGCGCCGGCGGCGAGCGGACGAGCCAGGAGTACACGAACGACCGACTCGTCGAACTCGCCCGCAATGGGAAGACGGTCGTCCGGCTGAAGGGCGGCGACCCGTTCGTGTTCGGTCGCGGCGGCGAGGAGGCGGAGGTGCTGGCCGACGCCGGAGTCCCGTTCGAGGTGGTGCCGGGCGTCACCTCGCCGGTGGCCGCGCCGGGCGTCGCCGGTATCCCGGTCACCCACCGCGACCACGCCTCCTCCGTCTCCTTCGTGACGGGCCACGAGGATCCGACGAAACCGGAGTCGGCCGTCGACTGGGCGGCACTCGCCGACACCGGCGGCACGATCGTCGTCCTGATGGGGGTCGGGAAGCTCCCGGAGTACACCGCCGAGCTGCGAGCAGCCGGGATGAGCCCGGAGACGCCGGTCGCGCTCGTGGAGCGTGGCACCTGGCCGGAGATGCGCGTCGCGACCGGCACACTCGACAGCATCGTCGACGCCCGCGACGAGACGGGGATCGAGCCGCCCGCGGTGACGGTGATCGGCGAGGTGGCCGCCCAGCGTGCCGACCTCGTCGAGTTCCTGCGGGGGCGTGGAGACGCGGACGCGACGGCCGCGGCGACCGACACTGGTGGGTCGGACGACGCCGACGACGGAGGTGACCCGGCGTGA
- a CDS encoding uroporphyrinogen-III synthase, protein MTSEVRAAVFRPDDERIDDAAELLASLGATPVPDPMLAVDATGATPARGDWTVFTSKTGVELAAEAGWTPTETRVATIGPATADAARAEGWEVDLVPEEYSSAGLVDALPPAVGDDATVTVARSDHGSAVLLDGLREVGIETTETVLYRLVRPEGAGESTELAADGALEAALFTSSLTVEHFLEAAGERGVRPATVDGLGEAVVGCIGEPTAATAREHGIDVDVVPGEATFETLATTVVERAAPSHHEA, encoded by the coding sequence GTGACGAGCGAGGTGCGCGCGGCCGTGTTCCGTCCGGACGACGAGCGAATCGACGACGCCGCCGAACTGTTGGCGTCGCTGGGGGCGACGCCGGTGCCGGACCCGATGCTCGCCGTCGACGCGACGGGCGCGACCCCCGCTCGGGGAGACTGGACCGTGTTCACCTCGAAGACGGGCGTCGAACTGGCGGCCGAGGCGGGCTGGACGCCGACGGAGACGCGGGTCGCTACGATCGGTCCGGCGACGGCCGACGCCGCCCGCGCTGAGGGGTGGGAAGTGGATCTCGTCCCCGAGGAGTACTCGTCTGCGGGGTTGGTCGACGCGCTCCCGCCGGCCGTCGGCGACGACGCGACCGTGACGGTCGCCCGATCCGACCACGGCTCGGCGGTGTTGCTCGACGGGCTGCGCGAGGTGGGGATCGAGACGACGGAGACGGTGCTGTATCGGCTCGTCCGCCCGGAGGGGGCGGGCGAGTCGACGGAGCTGGCGGCCGACGGGGCGTTGGAGGCTGCCCTGTTCACCTCGTCGCTGACGGTCGAACACTTCCTGGAGGCCGCGGGCGAGCGCGGCGTCCGTCCGGCGACCGTCGACGGGCTCGGTGAGGCCGTCGTGGGCTGTATCGGCGAGCCGACTGCCGCCACCGCCCGCGAGCACGGGATCGACGTGGACGTGGTGCCCGGGGAGGCCACCTTCGAGACGCTGGCGACGACTGTGGTGGAGCGGGCGGCCCCGAGCCACCACGAGGCGTGA